The following proteins are co-located in the Microcystis wesenbergii NRERC-220 genome:
- a CDS encoding cupin domain-containing protein, giving the protein MIAASIFDLPELIPDREILEILAQSQAIRLERIISTGQTTPRGQWYDQSEFEWVILLQGFAEISYEDGNKVNLQAGDYLLIPPHQKHRVEFTSNNPPCIWLAIHYR; this is encoded by the coding sequence ATGATAGCAGCTTCAATTTTTGATTTACCTGAACTAATTCCCGACCGAGAAATTCTGGAAATTTTAGCTCAAAGTCAAGCTATTCGTCTAGAAAGAATTATTTCCACCGGCCAAACCACTCCCCGGGGTCAATGGTACGATCAATCTGAGTTTGAATGGGTGATTTTATTACAGGGATTTGCTGAGATTAGTTATGAAGATGGCAACAAAGTTAATCTGCAAGCAGGGGATTATCTCCTGATTCCTCCTCACCAAAAACATCGCGTCGAATTTACTAGCAATAATCCCCCTTGTATTTGGTTAGCTATCCATTATCGCTAG
- a CDS encoding Gfo/Idh/MocA family protein, which yields MSNQPANFPGNRNQLKPIKVGIIGVGNMGQHHSRILSLLKDVEFVGVADVNVEKGLETASKYRVRFFENYLDLLPRVDAVCIAVPTRLHHRVGMDCLQGGVHTLIEKPIAASISEAESLVNAAADHDCILQVGHIERFNPAFQELSKVLKTEEILAIESHRMSPYSQRANDVSVVLDLMIHDIDLILELVAAPVVKLTASGSRAATDSGYLDYVTATLGFSNGVVANLTASKVTHRKIRRLAAHCKNSLTEADFLNNEILIHRQTTANYSTDYGQVLYRQDGLIEKVYTSNIEPLHAELEHFVHCVRGGDQPSVGGEQALKALRLASLIEQIALDGRVWQQSDWNYQYLNSPVITAS from the coding sequence ATGTCCAATCAACCAGCAAACTTTCCGGGTAACAGAAATCAACTCAAACCGATTAAAGTCGGGATTATCGGGGTCGGTAACATGGGACAACACCATAGTCGCATCCTGAGTTTATTAAAAGACGTGGAATTCGTCGGGGTGGCCGATGTCAACGTCGAAAAGGGACTGGAAACTGCCAGTAAATACCGAGTCCGTTTTTTTGAAAATTATTTAGATCTCTTACCTAGGGTAGATGCGGTTTGTATCGCTGTCCCCACGCGGTTACACCATCGAGTCGGGATGGACTGTCTGCAAGGGGGAGTACATACCTTGATCGAGAAACCGATCGCCGCTAGTATTAGTGAAGCGGAATCTTTAGTCAACGCAGCAGCCGATCACGATTGTATTCTGCAAGTGGGTCATATCGAGCGTTTTAATCCCGCTTTCCAAGAGTTATCGAAGGTCTTGAAAACCGAGGAGATTTTAGCGATTGAATCCCATCGCATGAGTCCCTATTCCCAACGCGCTAATGATGTGTCGGTGGTGTTAGATTTAATGATCCACGATATAGATTTAATTTTAGAATTAGTCGCCGCTCCCGTGGTGAAATTAACCGCTAGTGGTAGTCGCGCTGCCACTGATTCCGGTTATCTCGATTATGTCACTGCAACCCTTGGTTTTAGTAATGGAGTGGTGGCTAATTTAACCGCTAGTAAGGTGACTCATCGCAAGATTCGCCGTTTAGCGGCCCACTGTAAAAATTCTCTCACGGAAGCGGATTTTCTCAATAATGAAATCCTCATTCACCGGCAAACCACCGCTAACTATAGCACCGATTACGGTCAAGTTCTCTACCGTCAAGATGGTTTAATTGAAAAGGTTTATACCAGCAATATTGAACCTCTACACGCGGAATTAGAACATTTTGTTCATTGTGTGCGCGGTGGGGACCAACCTTCTGTCGGTGGGGAACAAGCTTTAAAAGCTTTACGATTAGCTAGTTTAATCGAACAAATTGCCCTTGATGGTCGCGTTTGGCAACAATCGGAC
- a CDS encoding shikimate kinase codes for MDNSTDFNSLRGLSVFLLGMMGSGKSTLGELLSRRLQYRFFDTDILIERVAGKKIREIFVDEGEATFRELETQVLAELSSLTKTVIATGGGMVLKPMNWSYLRHGLMIWLDVPLEVLVKRLKKDTSRPLLQSTDLESKLELLLEQRRGLYAEADLRIVVSDLDTPAHIVEKILTAIPTVIKDFHPERDNN; via the coding sequence ATGGACAATTCAACGGATTTTAACTCCTTACGGGGATTAAGTGTTTTTTTGCTAGGAATGATGGGATCTGGCAAATCCACCCTGGGAGAGTTGCTTTCCCGACGGTTACAATATCGTTTTTTTGATACAGATATATTAATAGAAAGGGTCGCGGGAAAGAAAATCAGGGAAATTTTTGTCGACGAGGGAGAAGCGACTTTTCGGGAGTTAGAAACCCAAGTTTTAGCCGAATTATCCTCTCTGACTAAAACTGTGATTGCCACCGGGGGAGGGATGGTTTTAAAACCGATGAATTGGAGTTATCTTCGTCACGGTTTAATGATTTGGTTAGATGTTCCTCTCGAAGTCTTGGTTAAACGTTTAAAAAAAGATACCTCTCGTCCCTTGCTTCAGTCCACTGATTTAGAAAGTAAACTGGAATTATTATTAGAACAAAGACGAGGACTTTATGCAGAAGCAGATCTTCGGATTGTTGTTTCTGACCTAGATACACCTGCTCATATCGTTGAGAAAATTTTAACAGCAATACCGACGGTAATTAAAGATTTTCATCCAGAAAGGGATAATAACTAA